A genomic segment from Ptychodera flava strain L36383 chromosome 19, AS_Pfla_20210202, whole genome shotgun sequence encodes:
- the LOC139118571 gene encoding histone deacetylase complex subunit SAP130-like isoform X8, giving the protein MSSHGFQPGSGGNGEERQGEGQRPVQQQEEAKAESVVRPTTQQPPPAPPQPPHPPPAQLPPAQPVLRPPGQPVLPSVMHSQPPTETVKPYGDTLAKVLQQKTPTRPLAPAPASSISTVPKITQGHVTVMETGLSSLPGLQGQQVTTITTALALPTPIQVPATAMMKSIQASSAQVPNHPYQSHVPRGIAAAAAMSSIPKAGATTAILRPHTQTIGAVTASTTTVQSVLSSQIIPHFQPQRYSPAPVPISTTVHTCNVQGISRSSSPAITSATTPSDIHRVGHHMPLGISSLQPRPLPTPQPQPHLQPQTQHQTLSQVPTLLQSQTQTQAPVTQASIQLPAAQFVSALRPPMAQSDLTMGRTIPLAQHITKYATPVTLPGNIPKPISATPNVTSIAISQPSQQQAVTVVSSVPTSGPPHTMSVTSIPSVLTSAPIQLGSMLATVRTSTTLAPVTVPNSSTTQSTPATATSIPVAKVYPRQQLPHSPRSQPEYDTHQPSNIYVPLAQTHRGSPNPVITAASVAATISLAQTVVTTDNRSERPVQALAQTAHYPASLPQTYFYHDPTGAMPPYHPINPYAFTPISSGAVRPIGFNPLPVSSAPQGSQNMAAAAVAAAAHAATVGAAPVRIGPMNLMPVDQRHSMTTIPGTITATTTSEAMETSVTVSSGYPAGIISNTNTSVSSSNNLPNPSASPRPSILRKRTNEGVRKPVVNTGSQPDSPKTDSSQSTLSATSSPKPGDILNLSQHSNDVNVVDNSTNTSAVNNEIKVKREPLTPSPTDGTLQVNTTSSLVPSVASTVTMETIGASPRKKPRKQQHVVATEDHDMMESNSTDEADENDHKPPSIPRKTEKTKDDSKRTAKDIKYVQYLKRPYKNLIDAYRQPWKPAHNHFQRYAEVKVKEDKKPSIQEIAGQKGVIQKASGWKIQHLASQLDDLASLEQGVFDKMKEIKEGIGPCKDNSLNSDDEMSQVAELVQGNIQRCKLAMEQMSDARHSMIKLLDHKQKVVSLLNKHTNKRSSKKKSSSST; this is encoded by the exons ATGAGCAGCCATGGATTCCAACCAGGAAGTGGCGGAAACGGCGAAGAGAGGCAGGGAGAAGGTCAAAGGCCAGTCCAACAACAAGAGGAGGCTAAAGCAGAATCTGTTGTGAGACCCACAACCCAGCAGCCTCCGCCAGCACCCCCTCAACCTCCCCATCCCCCACCAGCACAGCTTCCCCCAGCACAGCCTGTGCTACGACCCCCAGGACAACCAGTTCTTCCCTCAGTCATGCATTCACAGCCACCAACAGAAACAGTCAAACCGTATGGAGACACACTGGCAAAG GTGTTGCAGCAAAAGACACCAACGAGACCACTGGCGCCTGCACCAGCTTCATCTATAAGCACTGTgccaaaaatcactcaagggcATGTCACGGTGATGGAGACTGGCCTCTCATCTCTCCCTGGCTTACAAGGGCAACAGGTGACAACTATCACCACGGCATTGGCTCTGCCGACACCAATCCAGGTTCCCGCAACGGCGATGATGAAGAGTATCCAGGCGTCTTCAGCCCAGGTGCCAAATCACCCCTATCAATCTCATGTTCCAAGAG GTATAGCAGCGGCAGCAGCCATGTCCTCCATACCGAAAGCAGGAGCCACAACAGCCATACTGAGGCCGCACACGCAGACCATAGGGGCCGTCACAGcatcaacaacaacagtacAGTCAGTCCTGTCATCTCAGATCATTCCCCATTTCCAG CCACAGAGGTACTCACCTGCTCCAGTCCCCATATCAACCACTGTCCACACCTGCAACGTGCAAGGGATTTCAAGAAGTTCATCACCAGCAATAACCTCAGCAACAACACCATCAGATATTCACAG GGTGGGTCATCACATGCCTCTCGGAATAAGCAGTCTGCAACCGAGACCACTGCCAACACCCCAGCCGCAGCCTCACCTACAACCTCAGACACAACACCAGACGCTGTCACAGGTTCCTACACTGCTGCAgtcacaaacacagacacaagcCCCGGTGACACAGGCGTCAATACAGCTACCAGCTGCACAGTTCGTTTCTGCTCTGCGTCCGCCTATGGCGCAATCAGACCTGACTATGGGCAGGACTATTCCATTAGCCCAGCATATAACCAAATATGCAACCCCTGTGACTTTACCTGGAAACATCCCCAAACCTATTTCTGCCACCCCGAATGTGACAAGCATTGCTATTTCTCAGCCTAGTCAGCAACAAGCAGTAACAGTTGTCAGCTCGGTGCCTACGTCAGGGCCGCCGCATACAATGTCTGTTACATCTATACCGTCAGTCCTCACATCTGCTCCTATACAACTAG GTTCCATGCTAGCCACAGTGAGGACATCCACGACACTAGCACCTGTCACTGTACCAAATTCCTCAACAACACAATCTACTCCAGCTACAGCAACCAGTATTCCAGTCG CAAAAGTGTACCCACGGCAGCAGCTGCCACACTCACCTCGGTCACAACCAGAGTATGATACACACCAGCCAAGCAACATATATGTGCCACTAGCACAAACGCATCGCGGATCCCCCAATCCCGTCATCACTGCAGCATCGGTGGCAGCAACGATTAGTCTGGCGCAGACAGTGGTTACAACAGACAACAGATCTGAAAGGCCGGTACAGGCCTTAGCACAGACTGCACACTATCCGGCGAGTCTGCCACAGACCTATTTCTATCACGATCCAACAGGTGCCATGC CGCCATATCACCCTATAAATCCCTATGCATTtacaccaatctccagtggagcaGTCAGACCAA TTGGTTTCAACCCCCTACCTGTCTCTTCAGCTCCCCAAGGTTCACAGAACATGGCTGCCGCAGCGGTGGCAGCAGCCGCACACGCCGCAACAGTTGGCGCAGCACCGGTACGCATCGGCCCCATGAACTTAATGCCGGTTGACCAAAGGCACTCAATGACTACAATTCCAGGAACAATCACTGCTACGACAACCAGTGAAG CCATGGAAACCAGTGTGACTGTGAGTAGTGGGTACCCAGCTGGCAtcatttccaatacaaataccTCAGTGTCATCGTCCAACAACCTGCCAAACCCAAGTGCTTCTCCTAGGCCAAGCATACTCAGAAAGAGAACAAATGAGGG TGTTAGGAAACCAGTGGTGAATACAGGGAGTCAACCAGACAGTCCAAAGACAGACAGTTCTCAGTCGACACTGTCAGCTACAAGTTCACCCAAACCAGG TGACATACTGAACCTCAGTCAACACAGTAATGATGTCAACGTTGTGGACAACAGTACAAACACATCAGCTGTCAACAATGAAATCAAGGTAAAGAGGGAGCCCCTCACTCCCAGTCCCACAGACGGCACCCTCCAGGTCAACACAACCAGCAGTCTAGTGCCCTCAGTGGCCAGCACtgtcaccatggaaaccatCGGTGCCTCGCCGAGGAAGAAACCACGGAAACAACAACATGT TGTTGCCACTGAAGATCACGATATGATGGAAAGTAACTCCACGGATGAGGCAGATGAGAATGATCACAAACCACCAAGCATTCCCAGGAAGACAGAGAAAACCAAAGACGATAGCAAAAGAACTGCCAAAG aCATTAAATATGTCCAGTATTTAAAGAGACCGTACAAGAATTTAATCGATGCATACAGACAACCATGGAAACCGGCACACAACCACTTCCAGAGGTATGCAgaggtcaaggtcaaag AAGACAAAAAACCTTCAATACAAGAGATAGCTGGTCAGAAGGGTGTTATACAGAAAGCCAGTGGATGGAAGATACAACACCTAGCATCCCAGCTTGATGATCTG GCAAGTTTAGAGCAGGGTGTCTTTGACAAGATGAAAGAAATCAAAGAAGGCATTGGTCCATGCAAGGACAACTCTCTCAACTCTGATGATGAAATGTCCCAAGTTGCGGAACTTGTACAG
- the LOC139118571 gene encoding histone deacetylase complex subunit SAP130-like isoform X9 — protein MSSHGFQPGSGGNGEERQGEGQRPVQQQEEAKAESVVRPTTQQPPPAPPQPPHPPPAQLPPAQPVLRPPGQPVLPSVMHSQPPTETVKPYGDTLAKVLQQKTPTRPLAPAPASSISTVPKITQGHVTVMETGLSSLPGLQGQQVTTITTALALPTPIQVPATAMMKSIQASSAQVPNHPYQSHVPRGIAAAAAMSSIPKAGATTAILRPHTQTIGAVTASTTTVQSVLSSQIIPHFQPQRYSPAPVPISTTVHTCNVQGISRSSSPAITSATTPSDIHRVGHHMPLGISSLQPRPLPTPQPQPHLQPQTQHQTLSQVPTLLQSQTQTQAPVTQASIQLPAAQFVSALRPPMAQSDLTMGRTIPLAQHITKYATPVTLPGNIPKPISATPNVTSIAISQPSQQQAVTVVSSVPTSGPPHTMSVTSIPSVLTSAPIQLGSMLATVRTSTTLAPVTVPNSSTTQSTPATATSIPVAKVYPRQQLPHSPRSQPEYDTHQPSNIYVPLAQTHRGSPNPVITAASVAATISLAQTVVTTDNRSERPVQALAQTAHYPASLPQTYFYHDPTGAMPPYHPINPYAFTPISSGAVRPIGFNPLPVSSAPQGSQNMAAAAVAAAAHAATVGAAPVRIGPMNLMPVDQRHSMTTIPGTITATTTSEAMETSVTVSSGYPAGIISNTNTSVSSSNNLPNPSASPRPSILRKRTNEGVRKPVVNTGSQPDSPKTDSSQSTLSATSSPKPGDILNLSQHSNDVNVVDNSTNTSAVNNEIKVKREPLTPSPTDGTLQVNTTSSLVPSVASTVTMETIGASPRKKPRKQQHVVATEDHDMMESNSTDEADENDHKPPSIPRKTEKTKDDSKRTAKDIKYVQYLKRPYKNLIDAYRQPWKPAHNHFQRYAEVKVKDKKPSIQEIAGQKGVIQKASGWKIQHLASQLDDLASLEQGVFDKMKEIKEGIGPCKDNSLNSDDEMSQVAELVQGNIQRCKLAMEQMSDARHSMIKLLDHKQKVVSLLNKHTNKRSSKKKSSSST, from the exons ATGAGCAGCCATGGATTCCAACCAGGAAGTGGCGGAAACGGCGAAGAGAGGCAGGGAGAAGGTCAAAGGCCAGTCCAACAACAAGAGGAGGCTAAAGCAGAATCTGTTGTGAGACCCACAACCCAGCAGCCTCCGCCAGCACCCCCTCAACCTCCCCATCCCCCACCAGCACAGCTTCCCCCAGCACAGCCTGTGCTACGACCCCCAGGACAACCAGTTCTTCCCTCAGTCATGCATTCACAGCCACCAACAGAAACAGTCAAACCGTATGGAGACACACTGGCAAAG GTGTTGCAGCAAAAGACACCAACGAGACCACTGGCGCCTGCACCAGCTTCATCTATAAGCACTGTgccaaaaatcactcaagggcATGTCACGGTGATGGAGACTGGCCTCTCATCTCTCCCTGGCTTACAAGGGCAACAGGTGACAACTATCACCACGGCATTGGCTCTGCCGACACCAATCCAGGTTCCCGCAACGGCGATGATGAAGAGTATCCAGGCGTCTTCAGCCCAGGTGCCAAATCACCCCTATCAATCTCATGTTCCAAGAG GTATAGCAGCGGCAGCAGCCATGTCCTCCATACCGAAAGCAGGAGCCACAACAGCCATACTGAGGCCGCACACGCAGACCATAGGGGCCGTCACAGcatcaacaacaacagtacAGTCAGTCCTGTCATCTCAGATCATTCCCCATTTCCAG CCACAGAGGTACTCACCTGCTCCAGTCCCCATATCAACCACTGTCCACACCTGCAACGTGCAAGGGATTTCAAGAAGTTCATCACCAGCAATAACCTCAGCAACAACACCATCAGATATTCACAG GGTGGGTCATCACATGCCTCTCGGAATAAGCAGTCTGCAACCGAGACCACTGCCAACACCCCAGCCGCAGCCTCACCTACAACCTCAGACACAACACCAGACGCTGTCACAGGTTCCTACACTGCTGCAgtcacaaacacagacacaagcCCCGGTGACACAGGCGTCAATACAGCTACCAGCTGCACAGTTCGTTTCTGCTCTGCGTCCGCCTATGGCGCAATCAGACCTGACTATGGGCAGGACTATTCCATTAGCCCAGCATATAACCAAATATGCAACCCCTGTGACTTTACCTGGAAACATCCCCAAACCTATTTCTGCCACCCCGAATGTGACAAGCATTGCTATTTCTCAGCCTAGTCAGCAACAAGCAGTAACAGTTGTCAGCTCGGTGCCTACGTCAGGGCCGCCGCATACAATGTCTGTTACATCTATACCGTCAGTCCTCACATCTGCTCCTATACAACTAG GTTCCATGCTAGCCACAGTGAGGACATCCACGACACTAGCACCTGTCACTGTACCAAATTCCTCAACAACACAATCTACTCCAGCTACAGCAACCAGTATTCCAGTCG CAAAAGTGTACCCACGGCAGCAGCTGCCACACTCACCTCGGTCACAACCAGAGTATGATACACACCAGCCAAGCAACATATATGTGCCACTAGCACAAACGCATCGCGGATCCCCCAATCCCGTCATCACTGCAGCATCGGTGGCAGCAACGATTAGTCTGGCGCAGACAGTGGTTACAACAGACAACAGATCTGAAAGGCCGGTACAGGCCTTAGCACAGACTGCACACTATCCGGCGAGTCTGCCACAGACCTATTTCTATCACGATCCAACAGGTGCCATGC CGCCATATCACCCTATAAATCCCTATGCATTtacaccaatctccagtggagcaGTCAGACCAA TTGGTTTCAACCCCCTACCTGTCTCTTCAGCTCCCCAAGGTTCACAGAACATGGCTGCCGCAGCGGTGGCAGCAGCCGCACACGCCGCAACAGTTGGCGCAGCACCGGTACGCATCGGCCCCATGAACTTAATGCCGGTTGACCAAAGGCACTCAATGACTACAATTCCAGGAACAATCACTGCTACGACAACCAGTGAAG CCATGGAAACCAGTGTGACTGTGAGTAGTGGGTACCCAGCTGGCAtcatttccaatacaaataccTCAGTGTCATCGTCCAACAACCTGCCAAACCCAAGTGCTTCTCCTAGGCCAAGCATACTCAGAAAGAGAACAAATGAGGG TGTTAGGAAACCAGTGGTGAATACAGGGAGTCAACCAGACAGTCCAAAGACAGACAGTTCTCAGTCGACACTGTCAGCTACAAGTTCACCCAAACCAGG TGACATACTGAACCTCAGTCAACACAGTAATGATGTCAACGTTGTGGACAACAGTACAAACACATCAGCTGTCAACAATGAAATCAAGGTAAAGAGGGAGCCCCTCACTCCCAGTCCCACAGACGGCACCCTCCAGGTCAACACAACCAGCAGTCTAGTGCCCTCAGTGGCCAGCACtgtcaccatggaaaccatCGGTGCCTCGCCGAGGAAGAAACCACGGAAACAACAACATGT TGTTGCCACTGAAGATCACGATATGATGGAAAGTAACTCCACGGATGAGGCAGATGAGAATGATCACAAACCACCAAGCATTCCCAGGAAGACAGAGAAAACCAAAGACGATAGCAAAAGAACTGCCAAAG aCATTAAATATGTCCAGTATTTAAAGAGACCGTACAAGAATTTAATCGATGCATACAGACAACCATGGAAACCGGCACACAACCACTTCCAGAGGTATGCAgaggtcaaggtcaaag ACAAAAAACCTTCAATACAAGAGATAGCTGGTCAGAAGGGTGTTATACAGAAAGCCAGTGGATGGAAGATACAACACCTAGCATCCCAGCTTGATGATCTG GCAAGTTTAGAGCAGGGTGTCTTTGACAAGATGAAAGAAATCAAAGAAGGCATTGGTCCATGCAAGGACAACTCTCTCAACTCTGATGATGAAATGTCCCAAGTTGCGGAACTTGTACAG
- the LOC139118571 gene encoding histone deacetylase complex subunit SAP130-like isoform X1, with product MSSHGFQPGSGGNGEERQGEGQRPVQQQEEAKAESVVRPTTQQPPPAPPQPPHPPPAQLPPAQPVLRPPGQPVLPSVMHSQPPTETVKPYGDTLAKVLQQKTPTRPLAPAPASSISTVPKITQGHVTVMETGLSSLPGLQGQQVTTITTALALPTPIQVPATAMMKSIQASSAQVPNHPYQSHVPRVVNLTLLPSLQGLQSPAKSTQSIAAAAAMSSIPKAGATTAILRPHTQTIGAVTASTTTVQSVLSSQIIPHFQPQRYSPAPVPISTTVHTCNVQGISRSSSPAITSATTPSDIHRVGHHMPLGISSLQPRPLPTPQPQPHLQPQTQHQTLSQVPTLLQSQTQTQAPVTQASIQLPAAQFVSALRPPMAQSDLTMGRTIPLAQHITKYATPVTLPGNIPKPISATPNVTSIAISQPSQQQAVTVVSSVPTSGPPHTMSVTSIPSVLTSAPIQLGSMLATVRTSTTLAPVTVPNSSTTQSTPATATSIPVAKVYPRQQLPHSPRSQPEYDTHQPSNIYVPLAQTHRGSPNPVITAASVAATISLAQTVVTTDNRSERPVQALAQTAHYPASLPQTYFYHDPTGAMPPYHPINPYAFTPISSGAVRPIGFNPLPVSSAPQGSQNMAAAAVAAAAHAATVGAAPVRIGPMNLMPVDQRHSMTTIPGTITATTTSEAMETSVTVSSGYPAGIISNTNTSVSSSNNLPNPSASPRPSILRKRTNEGVRKPVVNTGSQPDSPKTDSSQSTLSATSSPKPGDILNLSQHSNDVNVVDNSTNTSAVNNEIKVKREPLTPSPTDGTLQVNTTSSLVPSVASTVTMETIGASPRKKPRKQQHVVATEDHDMMESNSTDEADENDHKPPSIPRKTEKTKDDSKRTAKDIKYVQYLKRPYKNLIDAYRQPWKPAHNHFQRYAEVKVKEDKKPSIQEIAGQKGVIQKASGWKIQHLASQLDDLASLEQGVFDKMKEIKEGIGPCKDNSLNSDDEMSQVAELVQGNIQRCKLAMEQMSDARHSMIKLLDHKQKVVSLLNKHTNKRSSKKKSSSST from the exons ATGAGCAGCCATGGATTCCAACCAGGAAGTGGCGGAAACGGCGAAGAGAGGCAGGGAGAAGGTCAAAGGCCAGTCCAACAACAAGAGGAGGCTAAAGCAGAATCTGTTGTGAGACCCACAACCCAGCAGCCTCCGCCAGCACCCCCTCAACCTCCCCATCCCCCACCAGCACAGCTTCCCCCAGCACAGCCTGTGCTACGACCCCCAGGACAACCAGTTCTTCCCTCAGTCATGCATTCACAGCCACCAACAGAAACAGTCAAACCGTATGGAGACACACTGGCAAAG GTGTTGCAGCAAAAGACACCAACGAGACCACTGGCGCCTGCACCAGCTTCATCTATAAGCACTGTgccaaaaatcactcaagggcATGTCACGGTGATGGAGACTGGCCTCTCATCTCTCCCTGGCTTACAAGGGCAACAGGTGACAACTATCACCACGGCATTGGCTCTGCCGACACCAATCCAGGTTCCCGCAACGGCGATGATGAAGAGTATCCAGGCGTCTTCAGCCCAGGTGCCAAATCACCCCTATCAATCTCATGTTCCAAGAG TGGTTAATCTCACCTTGCTACCTTCACTCCAGGGTCTTCAATCCCCAGCTAAAAGCACCCAGA GTATAGCAGCGGCAGCAGCCATGTCCTCCATACCGAAAGCAGGAGCCACAACAGCCATACTGAGGCCGCACACGCAGACCATAGGGGCCGTCACAGcatcaacaacaacagtacAGTCAGTCCTGTCATCTCAGATCATTCCCCATTTCCAG CCACAGAGGTACTCACCTGCTCCAGTCCCCATATCAACCACTGTCCACACCTGCAACGTGCAAGGGATTTCAAGAAGTTCATCACCAGCAATAACCTCAGCAACAACACCATCAGATATTCACAG GGTGGGTCATCACATGCCTCTCGGAATAAGCAGTCTGCAACCGAGACCACTGCCAACACCCCAGCCGCAGCCTCACCTACAACCTCAGACACAACACCAGACGCTGTCACAGGTTCCTACACTGCTGCAgtcacaaacacagacacaagcCCCGGTGACACAGGCGTCAATACAGCTACCAGCTGCACAGTTCGTTTCTGCTCTGCGTCCGCCTATGGCGCAATCAGACCTGACTATGGGCAGGACTATTCCATTAGCCCAGCATATAACCAAATATGCAACCCCTGTGACTTTACCTGGAAACATCCCCAAACCTATTTCTGCCACCCCGAATGTGACAAGCATTGCTATTTCTCAGCCTAGTCAGCAACAAGCAGTAACAGTTGTCAGCTCGGTGCCTACGTCAGGGCCGCCGCATACAATGTCTGTTACATCTATACCGTCAGTCCTCACATCTGCTCCTATACAACTAG GTTCCATGCTAGCCACAGTGAGGACATCCACGACACTAGCACCTGTCACTGTACCAAATTCCTCAACAACACAATCTACTCCAGCTACAGCAACCAGTATTCCAGTCG CAAAAGTGTACCCACGGCAGCAGCTGCCACACTCACCTCGGTCACAACCAGAGTATGATACACACCAGCCAAGCAACATATATGTGCCACTAGCACAAACGCATCGCGGATCCCCCAATCCCGTCATCACTGCAGCATCGGTGGCAGCAACGATTAGTCTGGCGCAGACAGTGGTTACAACAGACAACAGATCTGAAAGGCCGGTACAGGCCTTAGCACAGACTGCACACTATCCGGCGAGTCTGCCACAGACCTATTTCTATCACGATCCAACAGGTGCCATGC CGCCATATCACCCTATAAATCCCTATGCATTtacaccaatctccagtggagcaGTCAGACCAA TTGGTTTCAACCCCCTACCTGTCTCTTCAGCTCCCCAAGGTTCACAGAACATGGCTGCCGCAGCGGTGGCAGCAGCCGCACACGCCGCAACAGTTGGCGCAGCACCGGTACGCATCGGCCCCATGAACTTAATGCCGGTTGACCAAAGGCACTCAATGACTACAATTCCAGGAACAATCACTGCTACGACAACCAGTGAAG CCATGGAAACCAGTGTGACTGTGAGTAGTGGGTACCCAGCTGGCAtcatttccaatacaaataccTCAGTGTCATCGTCCAACAACCTGCCAAACCCAAGTGCTTCTCCTAGGCCAAGCATACTCAGAAAGAGAACAAATGAGGG TGTTAGGAAACCAGTGGTGAATACAGGGAGTCAACCAGACAGTCCAAAGACAGACAGTTCTCAGTCGACACTGTCAGCTACAAGTTCACCCAAACCAGG TGACATACTGAACCTCAGTCAACACAGTAATGATGTCAACGTTGTGGACAACAGTACAAACACATCAGCTGTCAACAATGAAATCAAGGTAAAGAGGGAGCCCCTCACTCCCAGTCCCACAGACGGCACCCTCCAGGTCAACACAACCAGCAGTCTAGTGCCCTCAGTGGCCAGCACtgtcaccatggaaaccatCGGTGCCTCGCCGAGGAAGAAACCACGGAAACAACAACATGT TGTTGCCACTGAAGATCACGATATGATGGAAAGTAACTCCACGGATGAGGCAGATGAGAATGATCACAAACCACCAAGCATTCCCAGGAAGACAGAGAAAACCAAAGACGATAGCAAAAGAACTGCCAAAG aCATTAAATATGTCCAGTATTTAAAGAGACCGTACAAGAATTTAATCGATGCATACAGACAACCATGGAAACCGGCACACAACCACTTCCAGAGGTATGCAgaggtcaaggtcaaag AAGACAAAAAACCTTCAATACAAGAGATAGCTGGTCAGAAGGGTGTTATACAGAAAGCCAGTGGATGGAAGATACAACACCTAGCATCCCAGCTTGATGATCTG GCAAGTTTAGAGCAGGGTGTCTTTGACAAGATGAAAGAAATCAAAGAAGGCATTGGTCCATGCAAGGACAACTCTCTCAACTCTGATGATGAAATGTCCCAAGTTGCGGAACTTGTACAG